A DNA window from Allokutzneria albata contains the following coding sequences:
- a CDS encoding ribonuclease J — MHSSTALIPPPKLPEGGLRVVALGGIGEVGRNMTVFEHAGELMIVDCGVLFPEDMQPGVDLILPDFRALEQRLHDIVGLVLTHGHEDHIGAVPFLLKLRPDLPVYGSRLTLALVAAKCKEHRQNPRLVEVKEGEHHSIGVFDCEFFAVNHSIPDAVAVAIKTAAGVVLHTGDIKLDQLPLDGRLTDLAGFARLGDEGVDLFLVDSTNAEVPGFVTPEREIGPVLDNVIRKATQRVIVACFASHVHRVQQVLDVAVNHGRRVAFVGRSMVRNMGIAAELGLLNVPEGLLVDLNEAMTMPEDKVMFVSTGSQGEPLSALSRMARGEHRQISIRAGDTVVLASSLIPGNENAVFGVVNGLVRLGANVVHQGNAKVHVSGHASAGELLYLYNAVRPSNVMPVHGEWRHLRANAELAVLTGVAPERVVIAEDGVVVDLVDGQATITGRVEVGHVYVDGLSVGDVGESTLSDRLVLGEGGFISITVAVEAATGRAVAPPTISGRGFSDDPKALDQVVPLVEMELARTEAENITDSHRIAQAVRRVVGRWVADTYRRRPMIVPTVIPV; from the coding sequence ATGCACAGTTCCACCGCGCTCATCCCGCCCCCGAAGCTGCCGGAGGGCGGCCTTCGGGTCGTCGCGCTCGGCGGCATCGGCGAGGTCGGCCGGAACATGACCGTCTTCGAGCACGCGGGCGAGCTGATGATCGTCGACTGCGGCGTGCTGTTCCCCGAGGACATGCAGCCGGGCGTCGACCTGATCCTGCCGGACTTCCGCGCGCTGGAGCAGCGCCTGCACGACATCGTCGGGCTGGTGCTCACCCACGGGCACGAGGACCACATCGGCGCGGTGCCGTTCCTGCTCAAGCTGCGGCCGGACCTGCCGGTCTACGGCTCGCGGCTGACGCTGGCGCTGGTGGCGGCCAAGTGCAAGGAGCACCGGCAGAACCCGCGGCTGGTCGAGGTCAAGGAGGGCGAGCACCACTCCATCGGCGTCTTCGACTGCGAGTTCTTCGCGGTGAACCACTCCATCCCGGACGCGGTGGCGGTGGCGATCAAGACCGCTGCCGGCGTGGTGCTGCACACCGGCGACATCAAGCTGGACCAGCTGCCGCTGGACGGGCGGCTGACCGACCTGGCGGGCTTCGCGCGGCTGGGCGACGAGGGCGTCGACCTGTTCCTGGTCGACTCCACCAACGCCGAGGTGCCCGGGTTCGTCACGCCGGAGCGCGAGATCGGCCCGGTGCTGGACAACGTGATCCGCAAGGCCACCCAGCGGGTGATCGTGGCCTGCTTCGCCAGCCACGTGCACCGCGTGCAGCAGGTGCTCGACGTGGCGGTGAACCACGGGCGCAGGGTCGCCTTCGTCGGCCGCTCGATGGTGCGCAACATGGGCATCGCCGCCGAGCTGGGCCTGCTCAACGTGCCCGAGGGCCTGCTGGTGGACCTCAACGAGGCCATGACCATGCCCGAGGACAAGGTCATGTTCGTCTCCACCGGGTCCCAGGGCGAGCCGCTGTCGGCGTTGTCCAGGATGGCGCGCGGGGAGCACCGGCAGATCAGCATCCGCGCCGGGGACACCGTGGTGCTGGCCAGCTCGCTGATCCCGGGCAACGAGAACGCGGTGTTCGGCGTGGTCAACGGGCTGGTCCGGCTCGGGGCGAACGTGGTGCACCAGGGCAACGCGAAGGTGCACGTCTCCGGGCACGCCTCCGCGGGTGAGCTGCTCTACCTCTACAACGCGGTCCGGCCGAGCAACGTGATGCCGGTGCACGGCGAGTGGCGGCACCTGCGGGCCAACGCCGAGCTGGCCGTTCTCACCGGTGTCGCCCCGGAGCGCGTGGTGATCGCCGAGGACGGTGTCGTGGTCGACCTGGTCGACGGCCAGGCCACCATCACCGGGCGGGTCGAGGTCGGGCACGTGTACGTGGACGGGCTCTCCGTCGGCGACGTGGGCGAGTCCACGCTGTCGGACCGCCTGGTGCTCGGCGAGGGCGGGTTCATCTCGATCACCGTCGCCGTCGAGGCCGCGACCGGGCGCGCGGTCGCCCCGCCGACGATCTCCGGGCGCGGGTTCTCCGACGACCCGAAGGCGCTGGACCAGGTCGTGCCGCTGGTGGAGATGGAGCTGGCGCGCACCGAGGCGGAGAACATCACCGACTCGCACCGCATCGCGCAGGCCGTGCGCCGGGTGGTCGGCCGCTGGGTCGCCGACACCTACCGGCGCCGCCCGATGATCGTCCCCACGGTCATCCCGGTCTGA
- the dapA gene encoding 4-hydroxy-tetrahydrodipicolinate synthase, translating into MTGCPTATPGRPFGRVLTAMVTPFTETGKLDLDAAQKLAAHLIASGCDGLVLNGTTGESPTTSDAEKADLVRAVTDAVGGKATIVAGAGTNDTAHSVQQAVAMEKAGAHGLLVVSPYYSRPAQTGLFAHFSAVADASSLPVMLYDIPGRTAVPIEVETLCGLAEHPNIVAVKDAKGDLYASTQVMSRTDLAFYSGDDMINLPWFSVGAVGVVSVVGHVVAGRLREMLDAHERGDVTAARGINRDLLPVYAAFGRLGGVIFSKTALRLRGLPVGEPRLPIPPATAAERDALAADLRLAGLDLAEEAVAQ; encoded by the coding sequence ATGACCGGATGCCCCACCGCAACCCCAGGCCGCCCGTTCGGGCGGGTGCTCACCGCCATGGTCACCCCGTTCACCGAGACCGGGAAACTGGACCTGGACGCGGCGCAGAAGCTCGCCGCACACCTCATCGCGTCGGGCTGCGACGGGCTGGTGCTCAACGGCACCACCGGGGAGAGCCCGACGACCTCCGACGCCGAGAAGGCGGACCTGGTCCGCGCGGTGACCGACGCGGTCGGCGGCAAGGCGACGATCGTGGCGGGTGCGGGCACCAACGACACCGCGCACAGCGTGCAGCAGGCCGTCGCCATGGAGAAGGCGGGTGCGCACGGGCTGCTGGTGGTCTCCCCCTACTACTCGCGACCGGCGCAGACCGGACTGTTCGCGCACTTTTCGGCGGTCGCCGACGCCAGCTCGCTGCCGGTGATGCTCTACGACATCCCGGGGCGAACAGCGGTGCCGATCGAAGTGGAGACGCTCTGCGGGCTCGCGGAGCACCCGAACATCGTCGCGGTGAAGGACGCCAAGGGTGACCTGTACGCGAGCACCCAGGTGATGAGCCGCACCGACCTGGCCTTTTACTCCGGCGACGACATGATCAACCTGCCGTGGTTCTCGGTCGGCGCGGTCGGCGTGGTCAGCGTCGTCGGGCACGTGGTCGCGGGGCGGCTGCGCGAGATGCTGGACGCCCACGAACGCGGCGACGTCACCGCGGCGCGCGGGATCAACCGGGACCTGCTGCCGGTTTACGCCGCGTTCGGCAGACTGGGCGGCGTGATCTTCAGCAAGACAGCGCTGCGCCTGCGCGGCCTCCCCGTCGGGGAACCCAGACTGCCCATCCCGCCCGCGACCGCGGCCGAGCGTGACGCCCTCGCCGCCGACCTGCGCCTGGCGGGCCTCGACCTCGCCGAGGAGGCGGTCGCTCAGTGA
- a CDS encoding TIGR03085 family metal-binding protein, translating into MGLARDERSALSELFEEVGPDAPTLCGGWLTRDLAAHLVVRERRPDAAAGILIGPLAGYTERVQRSYAAKPWRELVELVRSGPPKLSPFSLPGVDEAANGTEFFVHHEDVRRGSPGWEPRPADARRDEAVWRNVGKVARLSYRRSPVGVELRRPDGAAVTAKRGPSTVTLTGEPGELLLHAFGRDAVRLEFEGEQRAIAVVNGLSRGI; encoded by the coding sequence ATGGGTCTCGCGCGGGATGAGCGAAGTGCACTGTCCGAGCTGTTCGAGGAGGTCGGGCCGGACGCGCCGACGCTTTGCGGCGGTTGGCTGACGAGGGACCTCGCCGCGCACCTGGTGGTCAGGGAGCGCAGGCCGGACGCGGCGGCCGGGATCCTCATCGGCCCGCTGGCGGGCTACACCGAGCGCGTGCAGAGGAGTTACGCCGCGAAGCCCTGGCGCGAGCTGGTCGAGCTGGTCCGCAGCGGTCCGCCGAAACTGTCGCCGTTCTCCTTGCCCGGCGTCGACGAAGCGGCCAACGGCACGGAGTTCTTCGTGCACCACGAGGACGTTCGCCGCGGCAGCCCGGGATGGGAACCGCGCCCGGCCGACGCGCGGCGGGACGAAGCGGTGTGGCGCAACGTCGGCAAGGTGGCGCGGTTGAGCTACCGCCGGAGCCCGGTGGGCGTCGAGCTGCGGCGCCCGGACGGCGCGGCCGTCACCGCCAAGCGCGGGCCGAGCACGGTGACGCTGACCGGTGAACCGGGGGAGCTGCTGCTGCACGCCTTCGGCCGCGACGCGGTGCGCCTGGAGTTCGAGGGCGAGCAGCGGGCCATCGCGGTGGTCAACGGCCTCAGCCGAGGGATCTAG
- a CDS encoding ACT domain-containing protein produces the protein MSTVELDLRPESYSVLRLAADAPAPVEVLAAQGFVSITRTQDELSLVCPSAVAPRADEAEGGWRLLTARGPFDFALTGIMAALSTPLAEAGVPLFALSTYDTDHLMVREEHLGRAMTALENAGHRVHA, from the coding sequence GTGAGCACTGTCGAGCTGGACCTGCGGCCGGAGTCCTACAGCGTCCTGCGGCTCGCCGCCGATGCACCCGCGCCGGTCGAAGTCCTTGCCGCACAAGGGTTCGTGTCGATCACCAGGACGCAGGACGAGCTGTCCTTGGTGTGCCCGTCCGCCGTCGCCCCGCGCGCCGACGAGGCCGAGGGTGGCTGGCGCCTGCTGACCGCGCGCGGTCCGTTCGACTTCGCGCTGACCGGGATCATGGCCGCGCTGTCCACTCCGCTGGCCGAGGCCGGAGTGCCGCTGTTCGCGTTGTCCACCTACGACACCGACCACCTCATGGTCCGCGAGGAGCACCTGGGCCGCGCGATGACAGCACTGGAGAACGCGGGCCACCGAGTCCACGCATAG
- the thyX gene encoding FAD-dependent thymidylate synthase produces MAQTVSPKVQLIAKTEFFPPAEVPWSTDADGGQALAEFAGRACYQSWRKPNPKTATNAGYLRHILEVGHLSVLEHGSVSFYLTGMSRSLTHELIRHRHFSYSQLSQRYVPESDAAMVEPDVIADDPELHEMFSKAAEASVAAYNELLAGLEKKFADVSNATLRRKQARQAARAILPNATETRIVVTGNYRAWRHFIAMRATEHADVEIRALAVECLRQLQKAAENVFSDFEISSLPDGTEVASSPLVAEG; encoded by the coding sequence ATGGCGCAGACGGTGTCCCCGAAGGTGCAACTCATCGCCAAGACGGAGTTCTTCCCGCCCGCCGAGGTGCCCTGGTCCACCGACGCCGACGGCGGCCAGGCGCTGGCGGAGTTCGCCGGGCGCGCGTGCTACCAGTCCTGGCGCAAGCCCAACCCCAAGACGGCCACCAATGCCGGCTACCTGCGGCACATCCTGGAGGTGGGCCACCTCTCCGTGCTGGAGCACGGGTCGGTGAGCTTCTACCTGACCGGCATGTCCCGCTCGCTCACCCACGAGCTGATCCGGCACCGCCACTTCTCGTACTCGCAGCTGTCGCAGCGGTACGTGCCCGAGTCGGACGCCGCGATGGTCGAGCCGGACGTCATCGCCGACGACCCCGAGCTGCACGAGATGTTCAGCAAGGCGGCCGAGGCCAGCGTCGCGGCGTACAACGAGCTGCTCGCCGGGCTGGAGAAGAAGTTCGCCGACGTGTCGAACGCGACGCTGCGCCGCAAGCAGGCTCGCCAGGCCGCCCGCGCGATCCTGCCGAACGCCACCGAGACCCGCATCGTGGTGACCGGCAACTACAGGGCTTGGCGGCACTTCATCGCCATGCGCGCCACCGAGCACGCCGACGTGGAGATCCGCGCGCTCGCCGTGGAATGCCTGCGGCAGCTGCAGAAGGCCGCGGAGAACGTGTTCAGCGACTTCGAGATCTCCTCGCTGCCGGACGGCACGGAGGTCGCCTCCAGCCCGTTGGTCGCCGAGGGCTGA
- a CDS encoding DUF4097 family beta strand repeat-containing protein, with translation MSESTSTDNGVVRQHEFVTNRPAEVEVHVNAGRVDVELVGDHGASVTVRRLTEGGDTLVNGLSGLFNWVNSQFVGGEQDAPTDEAVKQTRVEQTGNRLVVRGPQGMPLRVVPLSIVVRVPRGSHVNVTTGSAAVNLTGATGAAAGRIDVTTSSGDITVDRTDGSTNVQTGTGNVRLGPVHGTLRAKSGNGALEISAVHGPSKLVTTGGDVWLGAVQHDVEVRTGSGDLTVADAASGRIHLASGSGSLRVGVRQGIVAELDLLSVSGEARSELPVFEERQSGWDNPALRVEGRTASGNVLVTTSVS, from the coding sequence ATGAGCGAGTCAACCAGCACCGACAACGGCGTCGTCCGCCAGCACGAGTTCGTCACCAACCGGCCCGCCGAGGTCGAGGTGCACGTGAACGCGGGCCGGGTCGACGTCGAACTGGTCGGCGACCACGGCGCGTCGGTGACCGTGCGCCGCCTGACCGAGGGCGGGGACACCCTGGTCAACGGCCTGTCCGGGCTCTTCAACTGGGTCAACTCGCAGTTCGTCGGCGGCGAGCAGGACGCGCCCACCGACGAGGCCGTCAAGCAGACCCGGGTCGAGCAGACCGGCAACCGCCTCGTGGTGCGCGGCCCGCAGGGCATGCCGCTGCGCGTGGTGCCGCTGTCCATCGTGGTGCGGGTGCCCAGGGGCTCCCACGTGAACGTCACCACCGGCTCCGCCGCCGTGAACCTGACCGGCGCGACCGGTGCCGCCGCCGGGCGGATCGACGTGACCACCTCCAGCGGTGACATCACCGTCGACCGCACCGACGGCAGCACCAACGTCCAGACCGGCACCGGCAACGTCCGCCTCGGCCCCGTGCACGGCACACTCCGGGCGAAGAGCGGCAACGGCGCACTGGAGATCTCCGCCGTCCACGGCCCCAGCAAGCTCGTCACCACCGGCGGCGACGTGTGGCTCGGCGCCGTGCAGCACGACGTCGAGGTCCGCACCGGCAGTGGCGACCTCACCGTGGCCGATGCCGCTTCCGGCCGCATCCACCTCGCCAGCGGCTCCGGCTCGCTGCGCGTCGGCGTCCGTCAGGGCATCGTCGCCGAACTCGACCTGCTGTCCGTCTCCGGCGAGGCGCGCAGCGAACTGCCCGTGTTCGAGGAACGCCAGTCCGGCTGGGACAACCCGGCCTTGCGCGTCGAGGGCCGCACCGCCTCCGGCAACGTCCTCGTCACCACCTCCGTCAGCTGA
- a CDS encoding winged helix-turn-helix domain-containing protein: MQTLSLAATRRAALAAQGFTDARPAGPPTRRHLQRVLDRTGLLQLDSVNVAVRAHYAPVFARLGPYPMELLDDAAWSHSARRPRLFVEYWAHEASLLPVADWPLFRWRMRRYESLKGKHWKAAHSEPELLNDVLAAVKELGPVGAGTLERELGGPGKLGKGGWWNRSNTKIACEYLFAVGELTTGARRGFERLYDLTERVLPQEIHSLPEPDLAEAARRLVERSAVSHGVATETDLRDYYRLGVQPCRQAIAELVEDGVLEPVQVEGWRNPAYRHVDAKMPRRVRGRALLCPFDPLIWERARTERLFGFHYRIEIYVPAELRKFGYYVFPFLLDEELVARVDLKADRADGVLRVQGAFAEPDVDRPRVVAELAEQLREMAEWLGLSGVWIGARGDLAKELRKAI, encoded by the coding sequence GTGCAGACTCTCTCGTTGGCGGCGACCCGGCGCGCGGCGCTGGCCGCACAGGGGTTCACCGACGCCCGCCCCGCCGGGCCGCCCACCCGGCGGCACCTCCAGCGCGTGCTCGACCGCACCGGCCTGCTCCAGCTGGACTCGGTGAACGTGGCCGTGCGCGCCCATTACGCGCCGGTGTTCGCGCGGCTGGGGCCGTATCCGATGGAGCTGCTGGACGACGCGGCGTGGTCGCACTCCGCGCGCAGGCCCCGGCTGTTCGTGGAGTACTGGGCGCACGAGGCCAGCCTGCTGCCTGTGGCCGACTGGCCGCTGTTCCGCTGGCGGATGCGGCGCTACGAGTCGTTGAAGGGCAAGCACTGGAAGGCCGCGCACAGCGAGCCGGAGCTGCTCAACGACGTGCTGGCCGCCGTCAAGGAACTGGGCCCGGTGGGCGCAGGCACCCTGGAACGGGAGCTGGGCGGGCCCGGCAAGCTCGGCAAGGGCGGCTGGTGGAACCGCAGCAACACCAAGATCGCTTGTGAGTACCTGTTCGCGGTCGGCGAGCTGACCACCGGGGCGCGGCGCGGCTTCGAGCGGCTCTACGACCTGACCGAACGCGTTCTGCCGCAAGAGATCCACTCGCTGCCCGAGCCCGACCTCGCCGAGGCCGCGCGGCGGCTGGTCGAGCGCTCCGCAGTCTCGCACGGGGTCGCGACCGAGACCGATCTGCGCGACTACTACCGGCTGGGCGTGCAACCCTGCAGGCAGGCCATCGCGGAACTCGTCGAGGACGGCGTCCTCGAGCCGGTCCAGGTCGAGGGCTGGCGGAACCCCGCCTACCGCCACGTCGACGCGAAGATGCCCAGGCGTGTCCGCGGGCGCGCGTTGCTGTGCCCCTTCGACCCGCTGATCTGGGAACGCGCGCGCACCGAGCGGCTGTTCGGCTTCCACTACCGCATCGAGATCTACGTTCCCGCCGAGCTGCGGAAGTTCGGCTACTACGTGTTCCCGTTCCTGCTCGACGAGGAGCTCGTGGCACGCGTCGACCTCAAAGCCGACCGCGCCGACGGCGTCCTGCGCGTCCAGGGCGCCTTCGCCGAGCCCGACGTGGACCGCCCGCGCGTGGTCGCCGAACTCGCCGAGCAACTGCGCGAGATGGCGGAATGGCTCGGCTTGTCCGGTGTCTGGATCGGCGCGCGCGGCGACCTCGCGAAGGAACTGCGCAAGGCCATCTGA